The following proteins come from a genomic window of Populus alba chromosome 12, ASM523922v2, whole genome shotgun sequence:
- the LOC118060626 gene encoding probable arabinosyltransferase ARAD1 yields MIEKLLKTRNPKSPNSSKFPLIMTRKSSLLKQTLIVSAFTILIIYVSFNTFLSYFTTTATAGVSATTSSFFAEQISRENFQDFPVKATGNERKVKVFMHDLPKKFTTGIIANHALARGYSNLSKVSYPGHQHMGEWYLYSDLSRPESDRVGSPVVKVNDPEEADLFYVPVFSSLSLTVNPVQVGKVPVSDPVYSDEKMQDELVEWLEKQEYWRRNNGRDHVLFAGDPNALYRVLDRVKNAVLLLSDFGRVRSDQGSLVKDVIVPYAHRINVYNGDIGVDERKTLLFFMGNRYRKDGGKIRDMLFQLLEKEEDVLISHGTQSRESRRTATRGMHTSKFCLNPAGDTPSACRLFDSIVSLCVPLIVSDSIELPFEDVIDYRKIAIFVDTESSIKPGYLVKLLRAVSTKRILEYQKEMREVKRYFEYSDTNGIVNEIWREIGQKLPLIQLMINREKRLVKRDSSEPDCSCLCTNQSTLFTSL; encoded by the exons ATGATcgagaaattattaaaaaccagAAACCCTAAATCCCCAAATTCCAGCAAATTTCCCCTAATTATGACGCGAAAATCCTCTCTGTTAAAACAAACCCTAATTGTATCCGCCTTCACAATCCTCATCATCTACGTCTCCTTCAACACCTTCCTCAGCTACTTCACCACCACGGCCACTGCTGGTGTCTCCGCCACAACTTCATCATTCTTCGCCGAGCAGATTTCCAGGGAGAATTTTCAAGATTTTCCCGTGAAAGCGACGGGAAATGAGAGAAAAGTTAAGGTCTTCATGCACGATCTGCCCAAGAAGTTCACAACAGGAATCATCGCGAATCACGCGCTGGCGCGTGGCTATTCTAACTTATCTAAGGTGAGTTACCCCGGTCACCAACACATGGGTGAATGGTACTTGTATTCGGATCTTTCCCGACCGGAATCGGACCGAGTTGGATCACCTGTGGTCAAAGTAAATGACCCGGAGGAGGCTGACTTGTTTTATGTTCCGGTCTTTTCTTCTCTCAGTTTGACAGTGAATCCAGTTCAGGTAGGGAAAGTGCCCGTTTCGGATCCGGTTTACAGTGATGAGAAGATGCAAGACGAGCTGGTAGAGTGGTTAGAGAAGCAGGAGTATTGGAGGAGGAATAATGGAAGGGATCATGTGCTTTTTGCTGGGGATCCGAATGCCCTTTATCGGGTCTTGGACCGGGTCAAGAATGCGGTTCTGTTGCTGTCGGATTTCGGGCGGGTTAGAAGTGATCAAGGGTCCTTAGTCAAGGATGTCATCGTGCCTTACGCGCATAGGATTAATGTTTATAATGGTGATATTGGTGTGGATGAGAGAAAAACGCTCTTGTTTTTCATGGGCAATCGGTACAGGAAAGAT GGTGGAAAAATTCGTGATATGCTTTTTCAATTGCTTGAGAAAGAAGAGGATGTTTTAATAAGTCATGGGACACAATCTAGGGAAAGTCGGCGCACAGCAACACGTGGCATGCATACTTCAAAGTTCTGTTTGAATCCTGCCGGCGATACCCCATCAGCTTGCCGTCTTTTTGATTCCATTGTTAGCTTGTGTGTGCCGTTGATAGTCAGTGATAGTATTGAGTTACCATTCGAAGATGTCATAGACTACAGAAAGATAGCAATTTTTGTGGATACTGAGTCGTCTATAAAGCCAGGATATTTAGTTAAATTGCTGAGAGCAGTATCCACAAAAAGAATTCTGGAATATCAGAAAGAGATGAGAGAG GTGAAACGATATTTTGAATACAGCGATACAAATGGAATTGTGAATGAAATTTGGCGGGAAATAGGGCAAAAACTGCCTCTTATTCAACTGATGATCAATCGCGAGAAACGGCTCGTTAAGAGGGATTCTAGTGAACCAGACTGTTCTTGTCTGTGTACAAATCAGAGTACACTTTTCACCTCCTTGTGA
- the LOC118060627 gene encoding sulfiredoxin, chloroplastic/mitochondrial isoform X1, translated as MANFVLRLPATSFRSFSISASSNGAVPGTSTRAQNGGPVILELPLDKIRRPLMRTRANDPNKVKELMDSIKEIGLQVPIDVLEVDGVYYGFSGCHRYEAHQRLGLPTIRCKIRRGTKETLRHHLR; from the exons ATGgcaaattttgttttgagaCTGCCAGCAACCAGTTTCAGGAGCTTCTCTATTTCAGCTTCATCAAATG GGGCTGTTCCAGGGACAAGTACTAGAGCACAAAATGGAGGGCCAGTGATCTTAGAGTTGCCACTTGATAAGATAAGGAGGCCATTGATGAGAACCAGAGCTAATGATCcaaataaggtgaaagaacTTATGGATAGCATCAAAGAAATTGGTCTTCAAGTACCT ATTGACGTGCTTGAGGTCGATGGAGTTTACTATG GATTCTCGGGTTGCCATCGTTATGAAGCTCACCAGCGCCTTGGGCTCCCCACAATTCGTTGCAAAATTCGACGTGGAACAAAAGAAACTCTAAG GCATCACCTCCGCTGA
- the LOC118060627 gene encoding sulfiredoxin, chloroplastic/mitochondrial isoform X2 has protein sequence MANFVLRLPATSFRSFSISASSNGAVPGTSTRAQNGGPVILELPLDKIRRPLMRTRANDPNKVKELMDSIKEIGLQVPDSRVAIVMKLTSALGSPQFVAKFDVEQKKL, from the exons ATGgcaaattttgttttgagaCTGCCAGCAACCAGTTTCAGGAGCTTCTCTATTTCAGCTTCATCAAATG GGGCTGTTCCAGGGACAAGTACTAGAGCACAAAATGGAGGGCCAGTGATCTTAGAGTTGCCACTTGATAAGATAAGGAGGCCATTGATGAGAACCAGAGCTAATGATCcaaataaggtgaaagaacTTATGGATAGCATCAAAGAAATTGGTCTTCAAGTACCT GATTCTCGGGTTGCCATCGTTATGAAGCTCACCAGCGCCTTGGGCTCCCCACAATTCGTTGCAAAATTCGACGTGGAACAAAAGAAACTCTAA